From the genome of Pseudomonas mohnii:
GGACAGCACAATGTGGCCATCGAGCACGCCGCGCGCCGAGTCGGCAATCGGGTCCTGCTGATCGTCGCCTTCGGACAGTACGGTGTAGAACGCGGTGATCGAACCGCCGCCCTTCTCGGCGTTACCGGCCCGTTCCACCAGTTTCGGCAACTTGGCGAACACCGAGGGCGGATAACCCTTGGTCGCCGGCGGTTCGCCGATGGCCAGGGCAATTTCCCGCTGGGCCTGGGCGAAACGGGTCAGCGAATCCATCAGCAACAGGACGTTCTTGCCCTTGTCACGGAAATATTCAGCGATTCGCGTGCAATACATGGCTGCGCGCAGACGCATCAGTGGCGCATCGTCCGCTGGCGACGCCACCACCACCGAACGCTTGAGCCCCTCCTCACCGAGGATGTGCTCGATGAACTCCTTGACTTCACGACCCCGCTCACCGATCAGCCCGACGACGATAATGTCGGCCTCGGTGAAGCGGGTCATCATGCCCAGCAAAACGGATTTACCGACGCCGGTACCGGCGAACAGCCCGAGCCGCTGACCGCGACCGACCGTCAACATACCGTTGATGCATCGAATGCCGACATCCAGCGGCTCGCTGATCGGTTCGCGCTTGAGCGGGTTGATGGTCGGGCCGTCCATCGGCACCCAGTCCTCGGCTTTCATCCCGCCCTTGCCGTCCAGCGCACGCCCGGCACCATCGAGTACCCGCCCGAGCATGCTCATGCCCATCGGCAGGCGACCGGCATCCGCCAGGGGAACGACTCGGGCGCCGGGCGCAATGCCGGCGACGCTGCCGACCGGCATCAGAAAGACTTTGCTGCCGGAGAAGCCCATGACTTCGGCTTCGACCTGCACCGGGTGGTAGCTGTCGTCGTTGATGACCATGCAACGGCTGCCCATGGCCGCGCGCAAGCCTTCGGCCTCAAGGGTCAAACCGACCATGCGCAGCAAGCGCCCTTCGAGGATCGGCGCGCCGGCCAGTTCCGTGGCCTCGGCATAACTGCCCAGGCGCTTGGCGAAACTGGTGCGTTCAAGGCGC
Proteins encoded in this window:
- the fliI gene encoding flagellar protein export ATPase FliI is translated as MRLERTSFAKRLGSYAEATELAGAPILEGRLLRMVGLTLEAEGLRAAMGSRCMVINDDSYHPVQVEAEVMGFSGSKVFLMPVGSVAGIAPGARVVPLADAGRLPMGMSMLGRVLDGAGRALDGKGGMKAEDWVPMDGPTINPLKREPISEPLDVGIRCINGMLTVGRGQRLGLFAGTGVGKSVLLGMMTRFTEADIIVVGLIGERGREVKEFIEHILGEEGLKRSVVVASPADDAPLMRLRAAMYCTRIAEYFRDKGKNVLLLMDSLTRFAQAQREIALAIGEPPATKGYPPSVFAKLPKLVERAGNAEKGGGSITAFYTVLSEGDDQQDPIADSARGVLDGHIVLSRRLAEEGHYPAIDIEASISRVMPAVVSPEHMVRAQYFKQLWSRYQQSRDLISVGAYVAGGDRETDLAISLQPQLVTYLRQGLNDNVSLGESEAYLASIFAPAAGG